A stretch of Spirosoma oryzicola DNA encodes these proteins:
- a CDS encoding circularly permuted type 2 ATP-grasp protein — MKQKSTAKFQSQTMNGMTQSQGQPTANFTFEDYQTESFFDEMFDGQSQVRAGCAPFQQRVEQLSREDIVGRQHAAERALMSMGITFNVYSEGEGTERIMPIDIIPRVIESAEWNKLEAGLIQRIKALNMFLDDVYNEQRILNDGVVPRDLIESSQSFLQPCLGVRPPKGIWCHITGTDLIRGDDGEFMVLEDNLRCPSGVSYMLENRELSKQTFPEVLTQTGVRPVSDYPMRLLQMLQYIADRPNPTVVVLTPGIYNSAYFEHSYLAQQMGVELVEARDLVVSGGYVKMRTTKGFQIVDVIYRRIDDTFLDPQAFNPDSMIGVPGIFEVYKKGRVALANAPGTGVADDKVIYAYVPRIIQYYLGEEPIIPNVKTYICREEEDCKYVLENIEQLVVKEANEAGGYGMLIGPKATPEEHELFRKKIQDNPRNYIAQPTISLSRVPCIVGDRAEGRHVDLRPYILYGDGVNVIPGGLTRVALRKGSLVVNSSQGGGGKDTWVLY, encoded by the coding sequence ATGAAACAAAAATCCACCGCAAAATTTCAATCGCAGACAATGAACGGTATGACTCAGTCGCAGGGTCAGCCAACAGCTAATTTCACCTTTGAGGATTACCAGACCGAGAGCTTTTTCGATGAAATGTTTGACGGCCAGTCCCAGGTTCGGGCGGGCTGCGCTCCTTTTCAGCAGCGCGTCGAACAGCTAAGCCGCGAGGATATTGTTGGCCGTCAACACGCGGCTGAGCGTGCTTTGATGAGCATGGGCATCACCTTCAATGTGTATTCAGAAGGAGAAGGTACAGAACGTATTATGCCCATCGATATCATTCCGCGCGTAATCGAATCGGCTGAATGGAATAAGCTGGAAGCCGGATTAATTCAGCGGATCAAGGCGCTGAATATGTTTCTTGATGATGTTTATAACGAACAACGAATCCTGAACGACGGCGTTGTACCGCGCGATCTGATCGAATCCAGTCAGTCCTTTCTGCAACCTTGCCTGGGTGTTCGTCCGCCGAAAGGAATCTGGTGCCATATTACCGGAACAGACCTTATTCGGGGCGATGACGGCGAGTTTATGGTGCTGGAAGATAACCTGCGTTGTCCATCGGGCGTATCGTACATGCTCGAAAATCGGGAGCTTTCGAAGCAAACGTTCCCCGAAGTGTTGACGCAGACCGGTGTTCGGCCTGTTTCGGATTATCCGATGCGGTTGCTCCAGATGCTTCAGTACATTGCCGACCGACCCAACCCCACGGTTGTTGTCCTGACGCCGGGTATTTACAATTCGGCTTACTTCGAGCATTCTTATCTGGCTCAGCAAATGGGCGTCGAGCTGGTAGAAGCGCGTGATCTGGTGGTATCAGGTGGCTACGTCAAGATGCGGACTACCAAAGGGTTCCAGATTGTTGATGTAATTTACCGGCGTATCGACGACACCTTTCTGGACCCGCAAGCGTTTAATCCTGATTCGATGATCGGCGTACCGGGTATCTTTGAGGTGTACAAAAAGGGTCGCGTAGCACTGGCGAATGCACCCGGCACGGGCGTTGCTGACGATAAAGTTATTTATGCTTACGTCCCCCGGATCATTCAATATTATCTGGGCGAGGAGCCGATCATTCCAAACGTCAAAACCTATATATGTCGGGAGGAGGAAGACTGCAAATACGTACTGGAAAACATTGAACAGCTGGTTGTAAAGGAAGCAAACGAAGCCGGTGGTTACGGGATGCTTATTGGCCCTAAAGCGACTCCTGAAGAGCACGAACTGTTCAGAAAGAAGATTCAGGACAACCCTCGAAACTACATTGCGCAACCAACCATTTCGCTCTCGCGGGTGCCGTGTATCGTTGGCGACCGTGCCGAGGGACGCCACGTTGACCTGCGCCCATACATCCTGTATGGCGATGGTGTCAACGTAATTCCGGGTGGTCTCACACGGGTAGCTTTACGCAAAGGTTCACTCGTCGTTAATTCCTCGCAGGGTGGGGGAGGCAAAGACACCTGGGTATTGTACTAA
- a CDS encoding gliding motility-associated C-terminal domain-containing protein: MRLIYTIGLIAFSIGAILWPTVSQATHVRAGEITTRRLPGASLTYEITLTTYFDEVTGKAAADDAGSYIFCFGDGTQADVRRAARRYINGRTSSVNTYITTHTYAGPATYTIGVQIANRNKGTVNLPPPGSSDQLTFYVSTTILINAALQVNSTPVMLNPPLDSARVGQKFCHNPAAFDADGDSLAYRLSRPQEGIANSCRSRFIPAYLDPASNFSTAKEDGSSPPTFSIDPRTGDLCWDSPGQAGQFNFAFIIEEWRNGVKIGEITRDMQIIVIDQPNKRPLIVGTEICVEAGTLIQQAITATDPDGQRVIITGYGGPLNVNNDGLPLPVDLRIPPEFARLVNGGVAQAQPATATFTWQTNCNQARAEPYDITLKVNDVPGRGAVSLVSFATLRIRLYAPSVKNLTARPTATTAGRAIQLNWSAYSCGRVTALGAGNDTTQLVIYRKEGCTPITPQQCVTGLAPSFGYQEIARIPYTATSYIDTSALRRGVSYSYRIVARNPGIGNNGGFSVVSTEACLELPLLAPVMTRVTVDSTDTQRGQITVRWTRPLGLQPGDLGAPYQYRLQRATGLTGTDFVTVATINTNLQAGLADTVYVDKGSSTSALNTTANAYRYRVEFYYTAPGGGLTRLDVTEGASSVRLSAAPAQRQVTLSWQASVPWSNDNQVHDVYRSRSGPNGPFNKIAEVRVTGAQSYNFTDTGTDTYLVDGNTSRVLSADSSYCYRVMTRGAYADPKLAGIRFIENYSQILCATPTDTTRPCPPQLGLDSLNCASLSPESLCNQTSFTNKLRWTPTTGPTCDPNVVGYKLYYGRYEQDTPAELVSIPAPTTSFEHSSLSTVAGCYYVTAVSRSGVESLPSNRVCNDACPLFVLPNVFTPNGDGKNDVFAALSCPRFVESVALVVYNRNGSKVYEGSNTSLAWNGKSSDGTDLPSGLYYYQVSVRYAVLDRAAPAQVLKGWVQILREGVSMR; this comes from the coding sequence ATGCGTTTAATTTATACAATTGGGCTGATTGCCTTCTCTATTGGGGCCATTTTGTGGCCAACTGTCAGTCAGGCTACGCACGTGCGGGCTGGCGAAATCACTACCCGACGATTACCCGGAGCTTCCCTGACGTATGAAATAACGCTAACGACTTATTTTGATGAAGTAACGGGTAAAGCAGCCGCCGATGATGCCGGCTCGTACATCTTCTGCTTCGGCGACGGAACCCAGGCGGACGTAAGGCGAGCGGCTCGTCGCTACATCAACGGACGTACCTCATCCGTTAATACCTACATTACCACGCATACCTATGCGGGGCCAGCCACCTATACCATTGGGGTACAAATCGCGAACCGAAACAAAGGAACTGTAAACCTACCCCCGCCGGGCAGCTCTGACCAGCTTACCTTTTACGTGTCGACAACCATTCTGATTAACGCAGCCTTACAGGTCAACTCGACACCGGTGATGCTAAACCCACCACTGGATTCGGCGCGCGTTGGTCAGAAATTCTGCCACAATCCAGCCGCTTTCGACGCCGATGGTGACAGCTTGGCATATCGGCTCAGCAGACCTCAGGAAGGAATTGCAAACAGCTGCCGTAGCCGCTTTATTCCTGCTTATCTAGATCCTGCCAGTAATTTCAGTACGGCTAAAGAAGACGGTAGTTCACCACCTACCTTTAGCATCGACCCCCGAACGGGTGATTTGTGCTGGGATTCTCCCGGCCAAGCGGGGCAATTCAACTTTGCCTTTATTATCGAAGAATGGCGTAACGGCGTAAAGATCGGGGAGATCACGCGCGACATGCAGATTATTGTCATTGACCAGCCCAACAAACGCCCTCTGATTGTAGGAACGGAAATCTGCGTGGAAGCCGGTACCTTGATTCAGCAGGCCATCACGGCCACCGACCCCGACGGACAGCGGGTTATTATTACTGGTTATGGAGGACCGCTCAATGTCAACAACGATGGCTTGCCATTACCAGTCGATCTACGCATTCCGCCCGAATTTGCCCGGCTGGTCAATGGAGGGGTGGCTCAAGCTCAACCCGCTACAGCGACCTTTACTTGGCAAACCAACTGCAATCAGGCCCGAGCCGAGCCCTACGACATTACCCTCAAAGTCAACGACGTGCCCGGACGCGGGGCTGTTTCGCTGGTCTCCTTCGCCACCCTGCGCATCCGGCTCTACGCCCCTTCGGTCAAAAACCTCACCGCCCGGCCCACCGCTACCACTGCCGGACGAGCCATCCAGCTCAACTGGAGTGCCTACAGCTGCGGGCGTGTGACAGCCCTCGGCGCGGGTAATGACACCACTCAACTCGTCATCTACCGCAAAGAAGGCTGTACACCCATCACTCCACAGCAGTGTGTGACGGGCTTGGCCCCCAGCTTTGGCTACCAGGAAATCGCCCGCATACCGTACACCGCTACCAGCTACATCGACACCAGTGCCTTACGTCGGGGAGTAAGCTACTCCTACCGCATCGTGGCCCGCAACCCCGGCATCGGCAACAACGGCGGCTTTAGCGTGGTCTCCACCGAAGCCTGTCTGGAACTGCCCCTGCTGGCACCGGTCATGACTCGAGTCACCGTTGACAGCACCGACACCCAACGAGGCCAAATCACCGTCCGCTGGACCCGCCCGCTGGGCCTGCAACCGGGCGATCTGGGCGCTCCTTACCAGTACCGCTTGCAGCGGGCCACTGGCTTGACAGGTACTGACTTTGTGACCGTAGCCACCATTAACACCAATCTGCAAGCGGGGCTGGCTGACACGGTCTACGTGGACAAAGGCAGCTCGACGAGCGCGCTGAACACGACGGCCAACGCCTACCGCTACCGGGTAGAGTTTTACTACACGGCTCCGGGCGGTGGGTTGACGCGGCTGGATGTGACCGAGGGCGCTTCGAGTGTGCGGCTGTCGGCGGCTCCGGCTCAGCGTCAGGTCACCTTGAGCTGGCAGGCGAGTGTACCCTGGAGCAATGACAATCAGGTGCATGATGTGTACCGGAGTCGGTCAGGCCCTAACGGTCCTTTCAACAAGATTGCCGAGGTGCGCGTTACTGGAGCGCAGAGCTATAACTTCACCGACACGGGTACGGATACGTATCTGGTAGACGGCAATACGAGTCGGGTGTTGTCCGCTGACAGCAGCTACTGCTATCGCGTGATGACACGAGGGGCGTATGCCGACCCCAAGCTGGCTGGCATCCGATTCATCGAGAACTACAGCCAGATTCTCTGCGCCACGCCCACTGACACGACCAGGCCTTGCCCTCCCCAGCTAGGGCTGGATAGTCTGAACTGCGCCAGCCTGAGCCCCGAAAGTCTGTGCAACCAGACCAGCTTTACCAACAAACTGCGCTGGACACCCACTACTGGTCCTACTTGTGACCCCAACGTGGTAGGTTACAAGCTCTACTACGGTCGCTATGAGCAGGACACCCCCGCTGAGTTAGTGAGCATCCCCGCCCCGACAACCAGCTTCGAGCACAGCAGCTTGAGTACCGTAGCGGGTTGTTACTACGTGACGGCGGTGAGCCGCTCGGGGGTAGAGAGTTTACCCTCGAACCGGGTGTGCAATGATGCGTGTCCGTTGTTTGTGTTGCCCAATGTGTTCACGCCTAACGGCGACGGCAAGAACGATGTATTCGCGGCCTTGAGTTGCCCCCGGTTTGTGGAGAGCGTCGCCCTGGTGGTTTACAACCGGAATGGCAGCAAGGTCTACGAAGGCAGTAATACCAGCCTAGCCTGGAATGGCAAGTCGAGTGACGGTACGGACCTGCCGAGCGGGTTGTACTACTATCAGGTGAGTGTGCGGTATGCGGTGCTGGACCGTGCTGCACCGGCTCAGGTCCTGAAAGGTTGGGTACAAATCCTGCGCGAAGGCGTCAGTATGCGATAG
- the lysA gene encoding diaminopimelate decarboxylase, translating to MQLKDRNYQIQGVDVLAIADQFGLPLYVYDANKIIEKISLLRSSFSGVNLKIKYAAKALTNLSILKLMRQQGVEMDSVSVNEARMGLLAGFEPGQIMFTPSGVSFEEIREAVELGLQLNVDSLPLLEWVGKTYGSTVPVSIRINPHIAEGGNIKISTGHADSKFGISILQRPEIRALVEQYHLSVTGLHVHTGSDFKNANAFLRGAEILFDLASDYPDLTFIDFGSGFKVAYKEGDHVTDIADLGQKVSETFQRFCQQYGRELELWFEPGKFLVSECGHLLVRTNLVKENPSRTFAAVDSGLNHLIRPMMYDAYHDIKNVSNPLGAEKTYNVVGYICETDTFATDRPLPEVRPGDVLSFENAGAYGFSMASNYNARFRPAEVLVYDGTPYLIRQRETFDDLLRGQVDVPVLNSEVIEQ from the coding sequence ATGCAATTAAAAGACCGCAACTATCAGATTCAGGGCGTTGATGTACTGGCCATTGCCGACCAATTCGGCTTGCCTTTGTACGTATACGATGCTAACAAAATTATCGAAAAAATAAGCTTACTTCGGTCGTCATTTTCCGGGGTTAACTTAAAAATAAAGTATGCGGCCAAAGCCCTGACGAATCTGTCGATCCTGAAGCTAATGCGCCAACAAGGCGTTGAGATGGATTCCGTGTCGGTCAACGAAGCACGCATGGGTTTGCTGGCAGGTTTCGAGCCGGGCCAGATTATGTTTACGCCCAGTGGTGTGTCGTTTGAGGAAATTCGCGAAGCGGTTGAGCTGGGTTTGCAGCTCAACGTCGATAGCTTGCCGTTGCTGGAATGGGTCGGTAAAACGTATGGCAGTACCGTGCCCGTCAGTATCCGCATCAATCCGCATATTGCCGAGGGAGGCAACATCAAGATTTCGACCGGCCATGCTGATTCCAAGTTCGGCATCTCGATTCTGCAACGGCCTGAAATCCGGGCACTCGTTGAGCAGTATCACCTGTCCGTCACCGGCCTGCACGTTCATACCGGATCGGATTTCAAGAATGCCAACGCGTTTCTGCGGGGAGCCGAGATCTTATTCGACTTAGCGAGCGATTATCCAGACCTGACGTTCATCGACTTTGGTAGCGGCTTCAAAGTGGCCTACAAGGAAGGCGATCATGTTACAGACATTGCCGATCTGGGCCAGAAGGTTTCGGAAACGTTTCAGCGCTTTTGTCAGCAATACGGTCGGGAATTGGAGCTGTGGTTTGAACCGGGCAAGTTTCTGGTCAGCGAATGCGGGCATTTGCTGGTACGGACTAATCTTGTCAAAGAAAACCCATCACGGACGTTCGCAGCCGTCGATTCCGGTCTGAACCACCTGATTCGGCCCATGATGTACGACGCTTATCACGACATCAAAAATGTTTCGAACCCACTAGGAGCCGAAAAGACGTATAACGTCGTTGGGTATATCTGCGAGACAGATACGTTCGCTACCGACCGACCACTCCCTGAAGTTCGCCCCGGCGACGTGTTGTCATTCGAAAATGCCGGTGCTTACGGCTTTAGCATGGCTTCGAATTACAACGCCCGCTTTCGGCCAGCCGAAGTACTGGTTTATGACGGAACTCCTTATTTGATTCGCCAGCGCGAGACATTCGACGATTTGCTGCGCGGACAGGTTGATGTTCCTGTGTTAAATTCGGAAGTAATAGAGCAATAA
- a CDS encoding glycosyltransferase family 2 protein, which produces MLDLSIVIVNYKTPELILNCLASIYTHTKNVEFEVIIVDNQSGDDSQSRIQAHYPVVRWFDMGYNSGFARANNYGIGQAKARNVLLLNSDTLLMDNVLARCVGVLDKQSDVAAVSVLQRGADRQLRPNLYTTFGQMRRAFYILPAGASFQNWLQRLIPDPHFTDPNQVEWLSGAFLMTRLSTIARAGGLDENFFMYGEDVEWGYRLGKQGRLLLLQDASFVHLEYGSSDNNQQHVVTHINRFKPQIQVSQLLWVRKQYGVGAYLVLILHYVFMIPVVFAWKVAVNLRDRRSPWSDLTNQRAFAQQVGIFLRFFWKTLFNQRGFYKV; this is translated from the coding sequence TTGCTCGATTTAAGTATTGTCATCGTCAATTATAAAACGCCGGAACTGATTCTGAACTGTCTGGCTTCGATTTACACCCACACCAAAAATGTCGAATTTGAGGTTATCATTGTTGATAATCAGTCGGGAGATGACAGTCAAAGCCGTATACAGGCGCATTATCCAGTGGTACGCTGGTTCGATATGGGTTATAATTCGGGTTTTGCGCGGGCAAATAATTACGGAATTGGTCAGGCAAAGGCGCGAAACGTTTTGCTCTTGAACTCGGATACGTTATTGATGGACAACGTACTGGCCCGTTGTGTAGGGGTCTTGGACAAACAATCAGATGTAGCCGCCGTAAGTGTCCTGCAACGCGGAGCCGACCGGCAGCTTCGCCCTAACCTGTACACGACTTTCGGCCAGATGCGACGGGCGTTTTACATCCTGCCTGCCGGAGCGTCGTTTCAGAATTGGCTTCAGCGGCTTATTCCCGACCCTCACTTTACGGACCCCAATCAGGTAGAATGGCTTTCCGGGGCTTTCCTCATGACACGCCTTTCCACGATTGCCCGCGCTGGCGGACTAGACGAAAACTTTTTCATGTATGGTGAGGACGTTGAGTGGGGCTATCGGTTAGGAAAACAAGGGAGGCTCCTGCTGCTTCAGGACGCCAGTTTTGTTCACCTCGAATACGGCAGCAGCGACAATAATCAACAACATGTGGTAACGCACATCAACCGGTTCAAACCGCAAATTCAGGTGTCGCAATTATTGTGGGTCCGCAAGCAATATGGTGTAGGAGCCTACCTCGTACTGATTCTTCACTATGTGTTCATGATTCCCGTTGTTTTCGCCTGGAAAGTTGCCGTCAATCTACGCGACCGGCGTTCGCCCTGGTCGGATTTAACGAACCAGCGGGCGTTTGCTCAGCAAGTCGGTATATTCCTACGATTTTTCTGGAAAACCCTTTTCAATCAACGCGGCTTTTATAAAGTGTGA
- a CDS encoding YebC/PmpR family DNA-binding transcriptional regulator translates to MGRAFEYRKARKMKRWGQMAKTFTRIGKDIVIAVKSAGPDPDTNGRLRAIIQNAKAANMPKENVDRAIKKASSKEQEDYKEIVYEAYAPHGIALVIETATDNHNRTVANVRSYLNKLGGSLGTQGMLDFLFDRKSVFRIPAEGVDQEELELELIDVGGDEIEFDEETNQFVIYGEFTAFGAIQKFLEEKGFEIKQAEFERIPNDYKELTDEEVADVEKLIERIEEDDDVQVVYHNMK, encoded by the coding sequence ATGGGAAGAGCGTTTGAATACCGAAAGGCGCGTAAAATGAAGCGGTGGGGTCAGATGGCGAAGACCTTCACCCGCATCGGAAAAGATATCGTAATCGCCGTTAAAAGTGCTGGTCCTGATCCAGATACCAACGGTCGTCTGCGGGCCATTATCCAGAATGCGAAAGCGGCAAACATGCCGAAAGAAAACGTAGACCGTGCCATCAAAAAGGCTTCGTCGAAGGAGCAGGAGGATTATAAAGAAATCGTGTATGAAGCGTATGCACCTCATGGCATCGCGCTCGTCATCGAAACGGCGACCGACAACCACAACCGCACCGTAGCTAACGTGCGCAGCTACCTAAATAAACTGGGTGGTAGCCTGGGTACTCAAGGAATGCTTGACTTTCTCTTTGATCGTAAGTCTGTTTTCCGGATTCCGGCAGAAGGCGTCGATCAGGAAGAACTCGAACTGGAACTCATTGACGTGGGGGGCGACGAAATTGAATTTGACGAAGAAACAAACCAATTTGTTATCTACGGTGAGTTCACCGCTTTTGGTGCGATCCAGAAATTTTTGGAAGAAAAAGGGTTTGAGATCAAACAGGCTGAATTCGAACGGATTCCAAACGATTACAAAGAACTGACCGACGAAGAAGTTGCCGATGTTGAAAAACTCATCGAACGCATCGAAGAAGATGACGATGTACAGGTGGTTTATCACAACATGAAATAA
- a CDS encoding PepSY-like domain-containing protein has translation MKTLLAFSCVAAIVLSLNACNRNSVDPSTTTASARSGSGPSSTTAGPRSLTTVDVSSLPATITTYISANYAGATVKEAKKNAEGSYLVMITVNSTVKLLAFKADGSFDKEFDGKGGHARGDSAHRPKHAPGDSTHHPKPAPGDSVRHNRPGQGPAVTVINASSLPAAITTYITTNYAGVTIEKAAQDKKSNDYVVLVKTADSKRVMLLFGSDGAFKKAVTGK, from the coding sequence ATGAAAACCCTGCTTGCTTTTAGTTGCGTTGCCGCTATCGTATTAAGTCTGAACGCCTGCAACCGCAACTCGGTAGACCCGTCTACGACCACTGCCTCTGCCCGTTCGGGATCGGGTCCTAGTTCTACGACAGCCGGACCTCGCAGTCTGACGACCGTAGACGTATCGAGTCTTCCCGCTACGATTACAACGTACATTAGTGCAAATTATGCCGGAGCTACCGTCAAAGAAGCCAAGAAAAACGCCGAAGGTAGCTACCTGGTTATGATTACGGTGAACAGCACTGTAAAGCTACTGGCCTTTAAAGCGGATGGCTCTTTCGACAAGGAATTTGACGGCAAAGGGGGACACGCTCGTGGCGACTCAGCGCATCGTCCTAAACACGCTCCCGGCGATTCGACGCATCACCCTAAACCAGCACCTGGCGATTCGGTTCGTCACAACAGACCCGGTCAAGGCCCAGCCGTAACGGTGATTAATGCATCGAGTTTGCCCGCTGCTATTACGACTTATATCACGACCAATTATGCCGGAGTAACGATCGAAAAAGCCGCTCAGGACAAAAAGAGTAATGATTATGTCGTATTGGTTAAAACCGCCGACAGTAAGCGTGTGATGCTGTTGTTCGGCTCAGACGGCGCCTTCAAGAAGGCCGTTACCGGTAAATAA